Genomic segment of Mastomys coucha isolate ucsf_1 unplaced genomic scaffold, UCSF_Mcou_1 pScaffold23, whole genome shotgun sequence:
GCCCGGTCTCAGTGACCCGGTAGGTGCCGCCCAGCACCAGCGAGCGCAGGGCTCGGAAGCGGGTAAGGCCCTGCAGATGCTCATCACGGAAGGCCGGCACGCGGTCCAGCACAATGCATTCCAGCAGTGGCAGCACTGTGGGGTCCTGCTCTTTCTGCAACCAGATCATGGAGATTTCACAGCTGTGCAGCTCCAGGGTCCTCAGTGTGCTAGGTAGGCTGGTGATAGGCACCATGCTCAGGTCAGCCACGTGCAGGCACAGGCGCTTCAGGTTGGGGCATTTCTGACCCAGAGCCCGCATCAAGGCGGGGGACAGCTGTGGGGCCTGAGAGCCAGAAAACAGGTAGCCGCCCATGCGCAAGGAGTGGAGCCGGGACGCCATGTACCGGCGCAGGAGGTGCCACATGACTTTCGGCCGCATCTGTAAGAGCCAAAGATTGGGGTGACAAGGTGAGAGGTACGGGGATTCCCAGAAGATCCATCTAGCTGGTGAAAGGCATGCCTGGGATCTGGGTTCTGCTGTCTCCCTGGGATTCTGCTCTTCTATGAGCTTCCTTCCCTAGAGCAAAGCAGTTTCTTTTGCTGGGTATCAAGACTAGtgcatgccgggcagtggtgatccacgcctttaattctagcacttgggagtcagaggcaggtggatttctgagtttgaggttagcctggtctacagagtgagttccaggacagccaagactacacagaaaaaccctgtctcgacaccccccccccaaaaaaaacccagactcATGTCTTAATCCCAGCCAGTACgagggaggttgaggcaggaggatccagagttctGGCCAGCCTGTCTAGTCAAGTGgaaagctccaagttcagtggaagaccctgtctcaaatacaaacAAAGCAGTCTGGAATTGTGGTGTACACCTTTGGGTTGGGTGGGGAACAGCACAGAAACATGAAGATCTCTCTAAATCTAAATcccaggccaatctggtctacacagcaaatttaGGCTACATgatgagatcctatttcaaacaaaagaaaacaaataatttacatatacatatatgggtacaaacgtgtgtgtatgtgcgtgcgtgataaagagacagagagacagagataggggaGGGGCCTGAGGAAGATACCCTGTGGCCTCTACATGCTCTTGTACACAAATGCATTTGTACTCATGcacgtgcgtgcgcgcacacacacacacttgtaggtgcatgcacacaaaaataaactgTGCAATCAACAGTAGAGTGCATTTCACTGTATGTACATTttacccaaaagaaagaaaaaaaaaagctgagtagAACAAGCAGTTCATTGCTTATCTTGGGACAAAGTCTAGAACTTCATGTATGTTAAGGACATGCGTGAACTCAGCTATACCTCAGTTCACAGCATTTCTGATGACACTGGAGAATCAAAAATACAGGGCCACATACAGGCCAGGAAAACATTCCAGCACTGAGTCCCACTTCTGGGCCTTTTCTGTATTTGTATTTCAAGGCAGGGCGTAGCTAAATtgctcaggctggacttgaatttatgatcttccACCCTCAACCTCTGTAGTAACAAGCCTGTACTAGGCCTAGTCTTATGGTATAAAATTTTTtgaccactttttttttgtttgtttgttttgtttcgtttttttgagacagggtttctctgtatagccctggctgtcctggaacttactctgtagaccaggctggccttaaactcagaaatcctcctgcctctgcctcccaagtgctgggattaaaggcgtgcaccaccacgcccggctttttTGACCACTTTTtgacagagaaaataaatcttttttaaaaaattctgtgtaGTTCCTAGGAAATGGTTAGCTCTTTTGAAAGGTGTcttaatttatgatttttttctattctattaCTTTTGCTGGATGGAGCTAGTGCACACACACcaatagtcccagcacttgaagggagatgcaggcaaaactcttgagttcaaggccctcctggtctacagactgagctccaggacagccagggctacacagagaaaccctgtctcagtaataataataataataataataataataataataataataataataataatagtaatagaaatgtaaaaatttttttcatagaaCTGTTACATTTAAACGCGTATTTGTGAAAGCCTAACTCTGTGTTCTTGGTACATGGTCACTCACATCTTGGTACATGGTCACTCACATCTTGGTACATGGTCACTCACATCTGGCTCCAGAGTAAATTCTTATCCACTCTGAGGTAACAGTTATATTTTTGCATTGGCAGAtgttgtctcaaaacaccaaaaaataaagGTTGGGGATGTGGCTGTGTTagtgaagtgcttgcctagcaaacgCAAGtgtgggtttggttctcagcactacATGAACtacatgatggcacacatctataatccgaGTACTCAAGAGGAAGCAGAACCTTttgtcatccttggctacacagccaGCTGGAAGCTATTTTGTGATACATgagacccatctcaaaacaacaaaaccagaaaactgaAAAGTTATAAGCTTGCATTTATTAAATGCTGGAGCCCACACACTGGTCTAACCCATCTCCCTATGCTAAGTCCTACAATACAGCAGACATGAAggtccttttttgtttttcttggtgctagggatggagcccagggcgtCACTAGActcaagcactctaccacagatAGCCCCACAACTTAGATGAGAAACTGAGGTCTGAGCGTTGCAGAGGAGGTAAAGGCTGGAGCTGGGATAGACATGCAGGGAATTCCAAGCACGAATTCACTTAAAAACCAaaccagctgggcatggtggtgcacaccctgagtcccagcactgcagaaaagaGTTCCAGGtcgccagggatacagagaaactttgactcgagaaaaaatcaaaaacaagccggacggtggtggcgcacgccttttatctcagcatctgggaggcagaggcaggcggatttctgagtttgaggccagcctggtctacagagttccaggacatccaaggctacacagagaaaccctgtctgggggttggggagggggggaacaaacaaaacaaaaacaaaacaaaacacttcctgGGCCAGATAAGATGGCCTACAGCTGCaatttcagcattcaggagattTTCGCAGGGGGTGGTTAGCTGGAAAACAGTACATGACTCAGAAGAGTTCCTTTCTAGCATTCAAGAAACTTAAATTGCATTCCCAGTAGCACGGAAACCAGGTAATCCCTGGGCCCACGCTGGTAATTCCAATATTTAGAAGGTTGATGTAGATATCAAGCTTAGCTTCAGCTTCACAGGAAGCtgaaagccagtctgggctagagaccctgtctcaatacaaCTCTCCCCGCCAAagaaacaacaccaacaaaaatccagaaaaataaGTCTCAAGAAActatcaaaagtaaataaataaataaaaccaactgTGAACAAACActagaaagcaaaatgaaacagcCCCCCCCCATTCTGTCCCAGGGCAGGAGGGTGGCTCTCCCCGCACCACTCCGGGGTCCCGCGTACCGTGTAGAGCGTCAGGTCGACGTGTCGCCATAGCCACCGGTCATCCACTAGCCTCTTCCAGCGGTGACAGACCCTGGAGGGGTGGACCGGCCGTTAGAACGACCCTGGCCCGGTGGGACCGAATCCGCATCTCCTGCCGAGCCCATGCCTGGCTCCTTCCCCCGAGGAGCGGGGCCGCACCTGGAGATGCGGATCCGGTCCCGGACAGGGAGGTAAGAGAAGATCTCCAAGAGCACCAAGTCTGGGAGGTCAAACAGCGTCGCCATGGTCCGGCCGTCGCGCGCTTCCGTTTCCGGTGGCGGTGAGGCCGCCTTCCCTGGAGGGCGCCGAGGTGGCCGGGCTGGCCACACCGGCGCGACTTTCGGAGGCCCGCCGAGAACCCCTACTTTCCTAGGAAAGAGCCTGAGGCCCTGGGACTGGACTGGCGCGGCCTGACGACCGTCTGGACGCCAAGACTAGAGACTGACTAGGCCTGAACGGCTTGGCAAGCGGATGGAACTGGAAATAGGAAAACCCAGATGTGGCTTGGGAGAGGAGGGGCACGAGGCGTGGCCGGGCCAAGAGGAAAGACTCTGGGAAGGCTGGAGGGGAGGAAGGCCTCGGGGCGTGGCCATGAGGTGGAGCTAAGTGTAAGCAGCAAACCCAAAGGGGGTCAGCGGACAACCCACAAGGCGTGACTCTGGTTAGGAGGGGGCTCAGGGCGTAGCCCGAGCTGGGAGACGTGGCGAGCAGAGGCAGATAAACGccgtgcaggcagagctgagtaaAGCAACACGCCTACAAGGCGTGGCTCCGACGGGCGGGGAGTGGCCCTGGGGTGAGGCCAGGGGGCCAAAGGGTTAGGGGGCCAGAGGGTTAGGGAGCCAGGGGGCCAGAGGGTTNNNNNNNNNNNNNNNNNNNNNNNNNNNNNNNNNNNNNNNNNNNNNNNNNNNNNNNNNNNNNNNNNNNNNNNNNNNNNNNNNNNNNNNNNNNNNNNNNNNNNNNNNNNNNNNNNNNNNNNNNNNNNNNNNNAGGGTTGGGGGCCTGGGGTTAGGAGCCAGGGGGCCAGAGGGTCAGAGGATTAGGGGACCAGGGGGTCAGAGGGTTAGGGGACCAGGGGCCAGAGGGTCAGAGGATTAGGGGGCCAGGGGACCAGAGGGCCAGTCTGAGGAAAAGCAGCAAACTCCTGGGAGataaggaaagagacagagatggagggcaGCGGGTGTCGCGAGCAAGGCCAAAGTACTAGCATTTGAAAAAGCGCCGGCGAGCGGAGGGGTGTGGCCAGGGGCAGATGGGAGGCGGTCCGAAACAAAGGGAAGGCGCGGCTtcaggaggaagagagcaggggGCGCGTCCGGAGCTAAGGGACTGGTGGCGTGCAGTGGAGGTTTGGCTAGAGCTGGAAAAGGTTTAGGGTTGTTGCCAAGGCAGAGATCAGCCTGGGACCAGGCCGTATACCCTGAAGGAATGACTTGAGCAGGGTCAAGTTAACAGAGCAGCAAACCCAGAAACCAGGACGTGTGGGGAGGGGCTCAAAAACCAGGGGTCCTAGCTGAGCCTGAAGACCAAACTTGTAAAACCTAGCTTAGGCGCAACAAGGTCCGATATAGGGGATGGAATCAAGTTTGGAATGTGTGGGCGGCAAAGGGAGAGGCTAGGGAACTCAGGACTGAAGCAGGGACGGGGACCCTAACAGCATCATTGGAGACAAAACCAAgagccaaaccaggagctgggtgtgcagctcagtgggagagccctTGGATGGTgtgcagctcagtgggagagccctTGGATGGTAGCATGCTTAGAAGGCCCTAGGTTCGACCTCCAACACTAAAACAGCaaataccaaaacaaagcaagaaaaacaaacaaaacccaccactTTTCTGGTGGCCCAGAGACTATGGCCTATGCTCACTCTCCAATATGGGAGTCGGATAAAGCCTGGGAAGTCTTTCGGGACGGAAAAGAAGCACTGGGGAGAGATCGGAACAGATCTAAGCACTAAAGACGCGGAACAGGACTTGATTCGAAACTGAAAGGTGTGACTGGGATGGGGGTTGAGGGGCCAGCAGGACAGCCAAGCCAGGGAGGCGTGACCACCAGCCggaacagaaagcaaaaataatgCCTTTTGCTGCCAACATATAAGGATTAAATTTTGTAAGTCGTATTAGGTAAGCACAAGACGCTGGGtcgtcttttctttttcttgagtcaATATATGCTTACCTTGCTAAGAGTTCTGTCTGCTAAGGAGGAATCGCTCAGTAGAGGCGAGACTAGCTGAATTTAAGAACGAATTCCTCTCCCATCAGCTCCCGTGATTCTGTAATCTGGAACAAGTTGTTCCTTGAAgattaaaaaccaaagcaaaagatCTTTTCCCGTATGCTATTTCCAACATCTTCGCAGGCAGGACACGGACACAAGGAGTGGTACGCAACATGGCTTCCCGACTAGGATCCGACTTAGTTTTCATCAACTGCAGTCTGCACCCCTGGAGTCTCTGAAGCGGTCACTACGGTCAGAGGGGAAAGGCAAGCACAGGGCTTGAGGCGGCACTTTGAATGAAAGCAGAAAGCCACAGGCCCTGCACGCCTCCATTTGCGCACACCTGCAGCAGGGAGTCTGCGGTAGGCTTGTCTGGCTTGGGGATGGTCAGTCGCCCCGCCGCTGAGATCCTTAGCTTTCTCCCACGATGAAGGAGTCTCCAACACCAGTCCCAACGTCGGCTGTAAATCCACTCTTAGCCAGTCTCAGATCATCCAGACTGCGCAACAGAATCGCAAATCTTTGCTCTCCCGGAACCCGGAGGCAGCTAAGGGCCGATGGTTCCGTTGTATCACTTCCGCTTCCTGTTTCCAGCCTTAAATACGGCCAGGGTTCAGCGTTCGAGCTACGAGTTGTGTCGTCGATAGGTTCGAGGACTTTGGAGGTGAGGAGGCTAAACGGAGAGGCCCGAGATCACGGGACGCTGCCGAGACTTAGGAGCCTAGGGGTTGCGGGAGGCAAAGCCaggtgagtctgaggccaggcgGGCCTGCCGCAGTTTAGGGGTGGAGTCGCGACTGACTGTGGTCCCCGCCATTGAAACTGCAGACTGTGGCTGCAGGGGATTTGCGTCTGGTGTTGGGGAAACCCCTGAAGAGGCTTTGGGAACCTGGGCGACCCCGAAAGACCTGACTCTTGcttttcatctctccctcccacccgGGGTAGCTCCAGCCACAATGATTGAGGTGGTTTGCAACGACCGTCTAGGAAAGAAAGTCCGCGTTAAGTGCAAGTATCCACCGAGGGATGACTGGCAGAGGTCTCTGGGGCAGATGGTGGTGTTGGATAATGACAGTTAAATGACGCTTATGGGGAGGCCTGATAACGTCTTCCTCAGTCTACGTTTTCCTTTCATTTACCTTAACTCCTTCGTGCCCAGCACCGATGACACCATCGGCGACTTGAAGAAACTGATAGCGGCTCAAACTGGCACCCGCTGGAATAAGATCGTTCTTAAAAAGTGGTAAGTACGCGCTGGTCAGTATTAGGCTAGAAGGTTTCGTTTGGGGCGAGTACCTCAGGTAATCCCGAAGAGAGCTCAGCTTGTTTTCAGGACAAAAGACACCCCACCCCTTATCAGCTTCTCTCTGAAAGCTATCTATCCCGTAGGTACACGATTTTTAAGGACCACGTGTCTCTGGGAGATTGTATCCTTTTCCTGGCGTTCATGAAAGAATCCATGTATTtatctaagttctggttctataCTGAAACCTGTACAGAAATTCAGCAAGAGGGATATTTAACTTAGAATGTGCCCTATTGTGACTACTGAGAAAAGGGAAACTGTAGAATTATTTTCTGGGTGAGGAGGGTGGTTGGTGAAATAGTTTAACTTGGCTTGGAAGGAGTTTGACATTGAGGTTCAAAATACTACTGAACACCAACCTGAGTGTTGGACAGGAGGTGAAGATGGAGTGTGACAATAGTTGAGgacaatatattttttctttttaatttagggGGGGAGGtggttctggatttttttttgcctgcaggtagttatgtctgtgcaccacatgcatgcctgctgcTGGCGGAGACCAAAAGCAAgcttcagattccctggaaccacCACATAAGCCCTGGGACTTAAAgccaggtctctggaagagcagccctgaGTGCTCTtcaattgctgagctatctccagcCTGAGTATGAGCATTTTAGATAATGTATTGTTCTGTGTGGGGCGAGGAGGGGAGGGCACTTGGGGATCtggctctgtataccaggctttGGTGACAAACAACTTTGCCTTCTCTGTCTTAAGGACCACTGAATATTATTTGTAGTTCTTCGATCAGGGGTAAAGGATTAGTCCATTCCTTTATCTAGGGTTGGGTGTTGAGCCACAGGATCCAGCTGTGAGTGGATGGAAAGTAAAGTCAGCTCACAAAGTTCCTTAACACTTGTCCTTCAGATGAAATCCACGATGGGATGAACCTGGAGCTTTATTACCAGTAGAGGGGaatgtcttcctcctccttgcccGGGTAgttctgccttcctcctccttgtcccgctagctctgccttcctcctccttgccctgctagctctgccttcctctcccatCCTCATTTGACACTGGTATAGATGGTCATTTTTAACAGTTCACATGAATAAAAACTTTGCTGCTGTCATACTTGTGTGAGAGTTGTGTCCTGAGGGGGGAGCTGGTGTCTGGTAGTTTGGGGTACTGCTCCTTGAGGAGAGCCCAAGATTGATTGGAAACTGGGCCTGGTGATGCACacctggcagctcaacagttggaAAATTTTTGTCTTGAAAGTCCAGTGTAGACCAGGTTACAAACTGGCTGTGTACCACAATGATCTTGACTTCTGCCTCCACAAGCGGTGAGATTGAAAAGGGCCTGTACCACCATGGTCTCATTTTTGCTCTTGAGAACTTGCCAGGAGCTGAGGATGCCCCCATGCATTATTTTCATACCCTTTACAATGTGGCCCAAGTTTGAAAAAGGAAAGtaagtctgtctttctttcctgtaGCCCTCGATAAAtaccagaggatcaggaatttgtgacggatgtttttttttttgttttagtggtAAGATAGGTAGACTGCTTGCcctacaagcatgaggacctgagtttgataactaaaacccatgtaaaaatgcTGGACATGCAGGTGTACACTTAATCTCATCATTAGACAGGTAGAAACAAGATCACTGGCCTTACTAGCTGGTCAGTCTGGCTTAATTGGTAAGTGTTAGGCCAATGACTGCATAAAAGGAGGTAGATTGTGCTCCAACTCAAGGCTGTCCCCTAACATCCATACTtaggcacacacaaagacacacgtACATCCTTGTAAAAAGAAACCAACCTACTTGGTGCTGAGTAGGAGGATCTTAAATTTGAAACCAAACTAAGCAAAGAGTTCTTGTTTGAAAAGTAGTGAAGTACTAAAATtgcttttattggatattttgttacagtagtcagaaaagaaacacaatggGAGAtatagtgagattttttttttagaaatatttatttattatatgtaagtacatttcaGCTGTTTCCAGgcattccagaagagggtgttagatcttattacagatggttgtgaatcactgtaataagatttgaactcaggaccttcagaagagtagtcggtgcccttaaccgctgagccactctccagccccattttgttgggtcctcctcgtccagcaagaaagacgcaactacacgagctcttcctttttgcagtttatttcaggacccttttacaatgcttctccctcctgctctctcctgcctgcttctcctcctgctcatgccttctgcctcctgcctctctggagcttacttaagctccgcctcctggcccaccctctgCTGTTGAGTACttccaagcttagccaatcccaatgggccatgtagcaaaagcagatagatcaccagatgtagaagcaaccaatagcagtagcttagccaaataagggctttgtttacgaggcctctcAGTCAGCTCTGCTCTCCAtaccttttgtttggttttttgacacaggatttctctgtatagccctggctgtcctggaactcactctgtagaccaggctgtcctcgaactcagaaatctgcctacctctgcctcccaagtgctgggattaaaggcatatgccacccactgcccggcaagatcTCTATATAAAAAGGATTTATTAGAGTGCCTTATACAGTTTTGGTCCAACTATTCCAACAATGGCCGTCTCTCAGTGGCAAGTCCAAGACTCAGTCCATAAGGCTGGATACCAAAATATCTCATCCAATCTAGGAATTGTTTGAAGAAACCATTACTTAAGCAATTCTCAGCCACTGCGAGATATTCCTTGAAACTGACGTCATGCAAAGGCTCTGAAATTCCCATGGAAAGAGCAACCCCATAAATTTCAGATAACACTCAATattaacaaaattatttcaaGGCCTTGGTAGTCAATCACTCCAAAGTAAATGCCAGGTATTTGGCTCTTCGAAAATTCCCACTCTGTCTTCCCATTTCAAGAAACTCAGATGTAGGGTGGTCTTCCTACCTTACATGATTCAATGGAGGAAAAACCCTCACAGGTATGCTCAGCTTGCTTGgcttttagttaattctagatgtagtcaacttgacaaccaagaatagccatttcACCCGCATATATAAATAAgtgcatatttacatttttacctatatgcatgtgtttatggaGAGGGGCAGACATCCATGTATcatagtgcacatgtggaagttaaaggacaacttacaggatcagttctccccttctactTTGAAGGTCCTAAGGTTGGAACTCGggtcatcagtcttggcagcaacACTCTAACCCAATGAACTATCTCATTGGCCCTAAAAGTATATATTGGCACAGTACccttgtgggtttttcttttcagtgctgAGCTGAAACCCAAAGCCTTGCTCAGTCTAAGCCGCTTATACTACTGAGCTGGCTTAGATAGCTTTTATCTTAGTGTGCGTGTTTGAACTTATGtgtgcttatggaggtcagaggactacccTGGCTGTCAGTTCTAGCCTTGAgacatgatgtctttgttttcgATGCTTGTACTTGAGGCTTGGTTTGGTAGCCATATTAATCAAAGCTCTAAAGGAACAGGACTGGtagaatgaatattttatgtGAGGTTTATTCAATGGCCATctcctggaaggaaggaaaggtcaAGGGTCTGGTGGTTGTTTGGTTCACTGGATGTTTCAGCAGTCCCAATTGGTACTAGAGGCCCAGAGAAGATCTAGAGAGCTGCCAGTTTCCAGTCACGTTGGAGTCCCATGAAGTAGGCACTGACTCCAGCAAGAAGGATTGCCTCAGGAACAGGACAGACGAACTTGTGAGTGAGAGTAAGGGCAACCTGGCAGAGCAACAGCTTCCCTCTTCCATGCCCTTTCatgtgggctgccaccagaaggtgtggcctagatttAAGGGTGGGTTTCTGCCCTCAGATGACCtagatttagggtgggtcttttaCTTCAAATAATCCAAAGGAGAAAAATCCCCCACAAGTTTGTCCCACTGCTTTCTTACTAAATTCCAGATGTGggcaagttgacaaccaagataaGCCATCACAGGAGCTTTAGGTCTTGTGCTGTCACTGTCTCCTCCTGGATGTGGACATTGAGTTGCTGGTGCTTGCTTGTTACTGCATCCAGCTTTGTGTGGGTTCTTCATATTTAGACTCAGGTCTTCACAATTGTGTCAAGCACATTACCcattgaggcatctctctaggctgcatagtcttttttttttttaagaaaagacagTAGGAAAGCTGGCTGGTAAAGGTGTTTCTACCTGAGCCTGAAGACCTAAGTTTCAGCCCTGGGACtcagttggaaggagagaaccaactacaTAGAGCTTGTAACAGGGTAAAGGTTTCTCCATCTTGTCACAGGTACAGCCATCTTTGGTTTCTACCCCTTGCAATGTAAAGTCCCATGGGAAAGCACCCAATCCTGTTCTACAAACTCAGGGTCAAAATGCCCCAGATAACTGCATGTTAGCTCTTATTaagctgcttgcttgcttgctcctgAAACTGCTATCAGAATGTCGTTTTTTTGTGTTGCTTAtctaaaaaaacaagaaaacaaaacaaaacaaaaaaactccttgTAATATGTATTTGGGGCTGCTCTATGAGAAATATTCCTTGCCAGGCAGTTGCCATCTGGCTTAATACAGACTATCAGTTTGAAATTTTGTCATGTTGAGTGGTTTCTGTCCTTTGAGctccacacatgcaccaaacCACGACTCAGGTTATTAATAAACATTATTTGGTTTTGAGGtgtattttattattcttgttgGTTATGAAACAGGTTCTCTAGGTGTAGCCCTGGCCTGTCTGAAACTTGAATGTAGATCTGGCTGGCACTGAACCCAGATaaccacctgcctctacctcctgagttctgagattaaaggcaggaCCACCACATCCTgcataaaataaacttattttttgttgtttgcaaagacaagatttctctgtataacagccctaACTCTCCTGGGACtccttttgtagaccaggctggcctcaaattcacagctccgtctgtctctgcctccccagtgctgggattaagatcatgtgctaccacactcagcaaaataaatatttttagtggAAACTTATGTGAATGCATTGAGTCTTTCTGGCAAGGAAGAATACAGTGAAGCTTTTTATCTGGCCTATGCACTTCTATACTGGTTTGAAATAAGGCAGTAGCCTGATTAAAtctgtcatgtgatttttttttttttactactataTATAGTTTGAATNNNNNNNNNNNNNNNNNNNNNNNNNNNNNNNNNNNNNNNNNNNNNNNNNNNNNNNNNNNNNNNNNNNNNNNNNNNNNNNNNNNNNNNNNNNNNNNNNNNNNNNNNNNNNNNNNNNNNNNNNNNNNNNNNNNNNNNNNNNNTTTTAGActgggtctttctgtgtagcccttggtgtccaggaactcactgtataaaccaagctggcttcaaactcacaaagatgtTCATAtgtcagatcatcaggcttgttaGCAAGTATTCTTACCCAGTGAGTGCTCTCCTTGGCCCATGCTTTGCTACTGTAAGGCTGTATCACAGCACGTGGTAGAGCCTGGCTTTAAACCTAATCACATCTTGCTTCTAATCCCCTTTCATGAGTCATGTAACTGAGTACCATCTTCTTGAAGTCACACAGGGGTTTACATTATTGGTGAACTCATACTGAACCCCTCCCCCATTGGTGTCTTTGAAAATCATTAATTAtccagggccagcaagatgggtAACTTGCCACTAAGCCTAACAACTTTAGTTTGACCTCCAGaatctcatggtggaaggagagatcagATTGCCACAAATTGTCCTCTTAACTACACAGTATTCATGGCAGTATCCCTTATAaatgtaatcattttttaaaagtttttgtttgtttaat
This window contains:
- the Fbxl12 gene encoding F-box/LRR-repeat protein 12 isoform X1 produces the protein MATLFDLPDLVLLEIFSYLPVRDRIRISRVCHRWKRLVDDRWLWRHVDLTLYTMRPKVMWHLLRRYMASRLHSLRMGGYLFSGSQAPQLSPALMRALGQKCPNLKRLCLHVADLSMVPITSLPSTLRTLELHSCEISMIWLQKEQDPTVLPLLECIVLDRVPAFRDEHLQGLTRFRALRSLVLGGTYRVTETGLDASLQELSYLQRLEVLGCTLSADSTLLAISRHLRDVRKIRLTVGGLSAQGLVFLEGMPVLESLCFQGPLITPEMPTPAQIVSSCLTMPKLRVLEVQGLGWEGQEAEKVLSKGLPHCIVIVRACPKESMDWWM
- the Fbxl12 gene encoding F-box/LRR-repeat protein 12 isoform X2, with protein sequence MRPKVMWHLLRRYMASRLHSLRMGGYLFSGSQAPQLSPALMRALGQKCPNLKRLCLHVADLSMVPITSLPSTLRTLELHSCEISMIWLQKEQDPTVLPLLECIVLDRVPAFRDEHLQGLTRFRALRSLVLGGTYRVTETGLDASLQELSYLQRLEVLGCTLSADSTLLAISRHLRDVRKIRLTVGGLSAQGLVFLEGMPVLESLCFQGPLITPEMPTPAQIVSSCLTMPKLRVLEVQGLGWEGQEAEKVLSKGLPHCIVIVRACPKESMDWWM
- the Ubl5 gene encoding ubiquitin-like protein 5 isoform X2, with the protein product MIEVVCNDRLGKKVRVKCNTDDTIGDLKKLIAAQTGTRWNKIVLKKWYTIFKDHVSLGDYEIHDGMNLELYYQ
- the Ubl5 gene encoding ubiquitin-like protein 5 isoform X1, which produces MIEVVCNDRLGKKVRVKCKYPPRDDWQSTDDTIGDLKKLIAAQTGTRWNKIVLKKWYTIFKDHVSLGDYEIHDGMNLELYYQ